The DNA sequence TACTGAACACCTAAAGAGTCTACTTCCTAAAACGCTTGCATTCAATCTTGCAGACATTAAAGgtattataaaaatttcaattttgaaagaagttgttggcataatttttatttattcactaatgaGAGCTGTTGACTTGTTGTCTGCAAATTAgaagttaaatttagagcaaatGTATTTGATGCAAAACATTGGGATGGTTGCTtgtgtttgaataaattttatttgctcaaactgaacttatgaagaaaattaatttccaaGAAAACTTAATAGTGTAGCAAAATGTCgatattcttaatttattttctgcaGCTGTATACTGTGTACACTGTTAATAATAGTTAATTGCCTTTTGTTACATAATGTATTAAACTGAAGAATAgatttgcatttttgctcaacATGCTTTGTATACTtctgataaaatgattaaaaatatcctTGAGTAAATTCTGCTAGATCTTGAGCATTTTAGttacgaaattttattttaattgtctaatgtcataacttttttattcaatttatctCCCAATTTACTCGTTTGAATATGAAGTCAACCAGTGACAGGTCTAGCTTACCATTTTCTGAGGGgtcatatgaaatttttaaacaaaatactcagaaattttataaaaatgaagttttgaagttttaaaaattcaattttaggctatcttttcAGACTCTAGGTGAGAGAGATGAATTTAGGAAACTcccttaaaaatgtttcaaaattgaaattttcgagtaatttttgaaaattgggttcttaaaaatgcattttaggctACTTTTGATGATGTAAGAAGAAATGTCAAGGTTCAGGTGCTgacctcaaaatattttttgaaaatgaagcttTGGCAGCAAAATACTCTGCAGTTCTATGTTGAGAATTTCAgtaatataccgccagctcagtcattcaaaaaggtgttccctgtaactccaaaacacgtgtctgctgtaattggcaatttgtgcttttttgacgctgttatttcttactttactgtttagCACAAAGGTGTTTATTTATCTTACAAGGATAATTGTCCAAAAACTTAGGGGTTGTGCCAAAAAGTACGACCAAAATCTAAAGTGTCAAAATATTGCCTGTTCATTTGGCACCtattttcatttataatgattttgtCGAATAAATGCAAATATAGTATTCAATATATTTGTATGATAGTTCTATTCCAGTTTTGTCTTTGCTTGAAATATCATTAAATATCATGACATTGAAATATCATCATCATTGCTTATGGAATGCAGCCTGACTTCTCTACATCATAACATGTCAAAGATTTCATTGACTGCTGTGGTGCCATCGTTAGATTTTCATAATATAGTAAGAAATTGATGATATATAAGGTTGGTTTACCTTGCaggttattttatgttttaatctatattaaaaactgctgaaaaactttttcctactgGCATctttaattcatttctttatttcttcagcTGCTAATTCTAGCATTCTGCAGATCACTCCCAGTGTCTCTCCTCTGACCGGATTTTTCGATTCTTCATCAAACAGCACAACTGGAACATCTCCTTTTGGAGGGAAATGGttaccaacaggtgtccctcacTGGAACTTAGACATGCCCACTGTCCCCCCCAATAGGCTAAAGGTGTACGAAGACGTCACACAAGCATGGAAGACGATTCAAGATCCTGATGTCAATCACAAGGAAATCAAAGACAAACCATTACCTGGGTGAGATTGCTTTACTCAGATTAGGCACTCGTTTTTGAAATCCATTAGCACCCTGACTGTTTTGGTCTTGTTCTGAGTTAGgaatactgtccaaccacagattgcatggaattttcaaacgtcctgATAAGACAAATTTATGTGAATAAGgggcaaaagtaaaaaatataatgcatgtattccgctcatttgaatgagactgcgcttctgcaaaagctgacattggtaaaaaaataatagattcgtccatttccggctgcaaaacggatgtttgtctttccatacaatctgtggtcagacGTTAAGTGGTTGTTAGTCATTTCTGTAACTCAGAGCTAGACCAACTCAAGatcaaaaattgcaatatttggtTTATTAGTACATTGTATGTAGAATAATATTCCACATCATACCATGTGAACATAATTTCAAGAgaaaatcctttgtaattattaTCCAGTGTTGAAAGAGTGCCtcccatcctttgtatgcaccacACACAATGTTTTCCCTCtcagataagataaataaatacctttgtgctgaacagtaaagtaacaacgtctaaaaagcacaaatttgcatattATGGCAGACATATGTTTCGGCGTTTATAAGCTCACTacgttttgctttgaaaaaggcattccctgaAACAAcgaaacatatgtctgcagtaAGCTGCggatttgtgctttttagacatTGTTACTTTACTTTCCCTCTCTcttgtaaagtagcgattatatGACTTACATTAGTCTGTCTCTGAGAAGCAGATATTTTGGCAAGATACTCCCAGAGTTCCGAATGAGGCATCAAACTTGATGCCTGAAATTCATGAGACAGAAGTTTTTGAATTGTAGGCAGACAAGCaatttttttcctcgattttacTTGAGACGTATcgagtacttggtactcggccaaatttttaTTAGATACTGGCCCAAtcccgagtagttgtaaaaagatgaatattttttaagacagattttacaattaataaaaaagtgcaagcatataatatactgcaatcatttacaagtcaaatttaaagttTGAGAAGAATAtaatttgttgtgcttttatagagtaaatctttattttaatgcccccaaagttaataaaacttatttattaaaaatggggcgaAAAAGGTAagcatagaaaatatgaaatttttatattattaaatggatttttgctgcaaacaaaaattgttcataagaaatataaaaatacctttgcctaaaaaataaaagcaaatgaaacaaagaACCACAAATGgtgtaggaacactgcagactagggctgggcgatatcagaattttaatactgtGATTATCGCTcccaaaatatcatttttttcgatatatcgatatatttaggtcattaaattcaatatttatgggggggggggggactgcaaaGACTATTACATAAgtatctgcaacagagaaaagccataggtCATCTTGGTAAatgaatattttagcaatttattttaataatatagctACAGCAAGGATTCTCATGTGTttttgtcggggggggggggggtcatgaagcAGATTACACCACATAAACATTTGGAGAAAttactttagaagaatttaagtctttttattagtgggtcgCAATTCTTAAGGGAAAATGggacttggtaaaattgagggggtGAAGTCCCCATCGCAGTCGGGGTGAATGGACACCCCCATCAATTTTATTAAGTCCCATTCCTTCCCCCCCTTTATATTAAGATATGCTACAGGGAAACACCATTggacatcttgaaaagaaaatattccatcagtttattcgaataataatagctaaagcaGGCGTGcccattgggggagggggggggggcttgatgcTGAGTATACAATTGAAATTATCAGAGAAGCTATTTTTAAAAGGAGTTTAGTCTCTTAAATAAAAGGTCGCGTTTTGGGGGAAGCGCAATAAATTTGACAGGGGAGGAGAATTTatgcaaataataatagaaatagcaatttataagaataataacagcCCTTGCCGGGGGAGAGAGATCATGATGTAGACAAtggcattaaattttttacagaaggattttaatcaattaaagagagggtatcatttttcttttgtttggggGGGTGATAAAATTAAGGGGAGCCACCGCACTTGGGGAGGGAAATTGGCACTCCAGCTACATcgcatacattataagatctgCAATACAGAAAAGTCATTGATAAGCAAATGTTCCAGCAATTTAGAGGAATAATAATGCTTAGAGCAGGGTACCcattcggtgggggggggggggggtaattgtcTTGAAGTTGACTATGCCATTGAAATTATcaggaaacatattttaaaagtatttagtcGCGAAAGTAGGGACTTTTGTTTTTTAGTGGGGActcggtaaaattaaaaatgaggggGTCTATCGCACTTATTGGGGATTGGCAACCCCAGCATTATGATCTATATACTAAGATCTGCGATAGAGAAAAAACTATGAAAATCCTGAAATGtaaatattccagcaatttattctaatgatAAAGCTAGGATGCccatttgaagggggggggggggcatgaggcTGACAATACCACTAAAACTATCAGAGGagttatttttaaaggattttagacTCTTCTCTAGGGGAgcccattttttgggggggggggagggggtgatgaCGCTCAGTATAATTGAGGTGTGTCGCCGCAGTGGGGAGATGTGCTTTTGTACATTGAGATCTGCAATCGAGGGAAGCCATCGAACATTTTGAAAgctaaatattaaattagtttatcCCAATAATAATTGCTAAAGCTGAGATatgcccatgggggggggggggggcatgaagcAAACTTATGTAACTGAAAGAATCAGAGATGTTATTTCAAAAggatttagcctttttttttctgaggatcctgttttttttttttttttttgaggggtgaGGCTTGGTAAACTTGAGGGGGGCAATGCACTTGGGGAGATCTGGCACTCCTAGCTACATGATCTGCAGTAGAGAAAAGTAATCTTAAATCTTGATCggtaaatatttcagtaattttttctaataataatagctgAAGTAGAAGTGCCCTTCCTGGGGGGGAGGGGTGCATGAGACAGACTTTACCGAAGGGTTTTTAAACGGATTTTAGTCTCTTTAATGAGAGGTTATGTttattttcagggggggggggggtacatggACATATATCTGCATATCAAGATTTGAAATTGATAAAAGCCCTCAGTAAGtaatatttctgtaattttttcagtAATATTCGCTACAATGACCCTCCTCCGACTCAAGTGGTGAGGGGGTTTCAAGCACAaaccaaattgttgaaattttacaaagggtacttgaaaatttttaaatctttgtgaaATAGACCTCATTATTGGGGAATAAGATTTTTAGTCGGGGAGGAAGGTGCCATTTAaattttcgaggggggggggggtgcaacacccatatttaaatcatctgcacattaaaattttcttcctttacatGATTTGCGAAAACTATACAAGTTCAGAAATGCaagtttattttcgtttttttacgACAAGCAATGTTTTGCAGAGAATCGGAAATCCTAATTTATGCTACCCCAATTCCGCAAACTATGTTTGATAAGTCATATCAAATGAAATATCGGATCTTGAATGAAAAAGATATAACCCCGCTAGTTTCGATACCACTTCAAATGTCAATATTCAACAACGcaatcagtattttcttgaaatcaAACGCGCGAAAAAACGACGGATCGAAAGACTTTACTTCTCAAATACGGAAACTTACGTTCATTTTCCAAATTATCAAATCTCCATACCACCCATGTACCCAAATATTTTAAGAAGCAGAGAAGCAAGAATAAATCAGCTGTTACAGCAAATGAAAGGGGGGAAATCAGTGGGGGAAAACTTTtgtagtattttgaaaaattttgctttaaaatgctATAACATTTTTATAGGAGCTACAGAGTTGAGCAATAGCTTCTTTCACATAGAAATGCATGCACTGCTAATTGATacataacttaaatatttttggggaaataagttcacaaaattaaaaaaaaaatttttttgaaaacatctgAATATCAAAATTGATGTAGTATTtggcgtttttaaataaattactagcctttttttatttaaattattttttttataattataagaTCCATGATGCTAAAAATGTGTACTTTTTATCTTCTTGCGACGGTCTTAGGAAAATCTTGGTAAACCAATCATCTAATAAATGACATCATTCAAAAAGCACTTTAACAACCGCAAAGCAAATCGAAATGTCTTATTTTACATGTCTTCTCTTATTTACATACTTGATAGCTCTCTAAAACTCTGAAGTCGAAAAACCCCAAGTACGTAAATGCGTGGAACTTTCACTAAGAACCCTATGCCCGTGCAAGCGAGAATTTGCTTTTGTATAATCATTTCAACTCCAATTTTGTTTATGCGTAGAACTTGCACAAAGAACACTATGTCTGCACATGCACAGAAACTGTCTGGCAACAACAGGGAGGTTGGAAGTTTCAGTTTCTATTTCGTTCCATCTGGGCTGCCAGcgataatgatttaaaattggtACACTACATACTTGAATTTCGTTTCAAGTGGTGCTGTGTGTGATGAAAGGAGTCAATATTTTCGCTCTTATAATTCCGAACTTATAAGTTATATTCGTTCAGCTTATGCGGCCCAAAAGGGATGAGTTGCGCCACCTCTAATGAGATAAATACATGACACGAATAGTCTCATtaggtgttttttgtttttattttatttttttgaaacacagTGAAgcttcgataagtcgaagttgcagggacagcaaaaaaaatttgtgttaTCGAAAATTCGGCACATCGAATAAGAAAAGCAAACTATatagaaaaaattaatatcaCCACTGAcactcattaaatttaaaatatgagcaaAAAAGTGATCAAGTATTAATGTATCAAAGATAATATCGTCGCTTCAAGGGAACAGTAGgctatcttactgttattcctgggattatatGTCTTATTGTTGCTCTAAGAAAATGATATGTACTTGACATAATAAATGTAGaatatagttctataaattcAAGAGCTTGTATAGGTTGGAAAACTAGTTTATAGTTTTATGTATGATATAacaatttttacttacttttttttttttttaatcttatcaaGCATTGCTTTGAGTAgaaattttttctctcatttaataGTCCTCGGATACTTTTAAAACATCAAACAGGGAGTGGGGGACATTCAAATGGGATTCTATAAAAACATGCGATACATCTGCTGCTTTTTTTGCACTTTCATTTTTTCTGGCACCACCAATCGAAAAACGACTGAAGCTTTTTTTGCTAGGTGTTTCGTCTTCAAGTCTGTTATGGATTTCGCAGATCGAAATGATACTCCAAGTGAGGCGAAGTGCGATCTCTAGATATTGTACCTCtatgcagtttttattttattttattttattatttatttatttttttttaataaaagatgtTATTGACACCTTCCCAACCTGATGTTATCCTTTTCTACTAACTAATGACGAGGTAAACTGgactctctattctgaacactcattggacggaacaaaagtgttcagattatgggggtgttcattatagagggagaaTGGGGCACACAATTTTCTGGTTGCACTAAATAAAAGCTGTGACTTTCCTTATGAGCAGGTTTTTCATTTCTTCCAAATGAAATGAAGTAAGCGataatttaagggaaaaaaaacttgccAAGTTATGTTCAAATAATCGGTGTCCGAGATCAATTTGATCCACTTTGTCTAGAAGCCTTTTGATGCAATGCAATGgtgtcgatttttttctttttgttcatactttttggaaagcaaaaaaaaaacactatttcaaCTTATTGAGTTACGTTAACAAAGAAACTTTGACGACAGTCacgaaataaaatttgacttatcaAATATTTTGACTCAACGAACTTCGGcttatcgaaaataaataacattgcTTCTCCATTCAGTTAGACGGGAATAAATATTCACTTTGGCTTACTGAAGTTTTCGGCTCATCAAAGTTCGACTTACCGAAGTTGCACTACTTCTTTTCAGTATTTTCCACAAAGCTTTTATTCAGcgtaatatcaatggtttacgttAAATTAGAATTGtgaatcgtgttgatacctcagttggttaatttttaattgttgcattaagatgctttcttAACCAACACGCATTCACATTTCAGGGCCCACGAGGGGCcatatcagccttgtcagaaactaggggcacgGTCCTTAGAAGAGCCCCGCATTTGAAAACTTTACAGGCGGATGGGATCCGGAGACTAAACTGACATTGGACCCACCTTACAATCTAAGGATACTAAGGTCTACTAAACTGATATTTGACCTTTGGGGGGTCCcattaattttcccttttactgTCAATAAATaataactgattgaagaatgcagataatttcttgaaatttcaaacactcacccATCACACAGAACTAtcaaagattatgtatttttgagtcagtatttcaatttctccgtaattatgtcCCATATTTCCATTTCAAACAACGTATCAAATGGatagaaatctaagtatcattACCGGGGTAAAAGATATATATTGATATATTGGTATATTGCCCAGtcttactgcagacacgtgttttagcATTACAGGGAATGtcttttcaatgcacaaaatttgagcttatggatttaaagacctccgacaaaaattgaatttttttgttggatgtctttacattcattagctgaCATTTTATGCTTTGAAAAAGACgctccttgtaatgcagaaacatgtGTGCAatattcctgcacatttgtgcttttaacgttgttttatttgcttttaaaaatcatatatGTTTGGTGAACTAGaactataatttgttttaattccaactggATTCTTCACAacttctatttatttgtttatttttaagtttcaaaattacatttttgtaaaatttttgacacaaacaaaatcttttaactaGTGCctgattaaatttcagctggaatttttttaaaaaacttttatatgtaCATAGAGGTCTGTACCATTATtttaatgagttcaaaattcatcacgtgtgtgtCGTTGATTCTTAAAATGTAATTGGTACTCGATtgctcggccgagtactcggaaCTTggctacttggtacgtctctagaTTTTACCATTATGCTTTGATTCAGGGAagtaaatttgatgaaaaaaaaaagagaaaattcaccTGTCAGTGAAAGTGAAAATCATTAAGATCATATATTGACCATATTTATCCTTAGATTGTATTGCCATTGACTTATTGATTATAACTTTTAAtataaatagaaattttaaataaatcccGTCTTTTCATAATTTCTCCCTTTGCTTATGTCTAGGCTCTCAAAGAAGGAAGCTGTTCGCATGATCGTGATCCGTAGGCGCAAAATGAGGAAGCACAAGCTCAGGAAGCTGCGCAAGAGAATGAAGTTTGTCTTTGCCAAGGTCAAGCTGAAACGAGCATTGCGTAAAGAACAGGCATTTCGCACGGAGCTTCTGACGCAAGTGGAAGCGGCCGACATGTTTGATGCCAAAACATATGTAGAGAATATTCTTCATACACTGAGGTATGTTTTAAGCtgaagtttatatatatatatttttaaaagcttgtgctattttcaaactttattaattgatagtttttattTACTTGTATCTCTTTTACATATAAACATGGGCATAGCCAGAAAAGGGCAGGGAGGTCCAACTGCCTCAATAGAAGAGAATCTTTGACCCTCCTACTTTCTTTCCAAATGTcatcaaagataatttaaaattgcagcTTTAAGACTTTaatctcgaaaattttctggggaagAACCACATAACTGCTTTTTCTGCCTTCATCTGAccaaaaatagcataatttttttttttttaaggggtgAGGAGGACTGTAATTTCACGCAATTTCCGAAGTCtgtattgtggggggggggggacaaaacaAATATCACACTATTTTGCTGTGCCTATGCTAAGGCTTGCGCCTCCTTAACTAGAATCTGGGCTATGCCCTTGCATATAAAGACTAATTTTGTGACTGAGGTGATGTTCACACAAGCTTTACTTTTGACAAACAAAagataattcaaaattaataaatgtctGAAGCTAGAAAGTTTAACTAAACAATGTTATAAAAGTTAAGCTGTGAGTTGCCGCCCCAAGGCTAAGGCGTAACCTACCAGCAAAATAGCTTGCCATTCAGACACTATGTTACTGTGCATACCATGCGCAAGCTGTTTGGTATTTGTAGGGCTGTAATGACCTGATCGGAAAGGCATCTGACTTGTAACGGAAGGGGTCCCCAGTTTTAAACTCAGCTGGTCGAAGATCCTTCGTGTTCCTCAATGGTGACTGGTGCATGTTAACCCTTgagaagtcgcgcttcggtcAATTCCCCGCgcgttgtcagatatttcgctctatcccaTCACCCCTTATTCctaataatggggcccatctgtgtagctgaaggtcagactctccccagcccacacgcttagttctgagaattttctttggtatttcaaggttgcatagctttttggaaatgtatgttggtcatttaaACCAATAGCGCACCATCCTAGTCAGGTGTCCATTTTCTCCCCCGAtacttcctttcttctgctttcgtttcacggatcgctacggcggAGAAAAGAACAAAGcgcgagcactagcgtaacaaaaggaaacgccagggctgcggagtcggaaggaaaatggccgactccgactcctggattttgaaacgcccgactccgactccggattttttttaaattgtattttttcaactccctctctcccttcaggggaaggggggaaaacctctaaacagagattgaagtattaattcctttttatgaaaattttcgcattttgtttttattgtaaacccaagacgcatacaacatcagaaattcaatttaaaaatcaaattttccaatagttacgagttaaaaagtgagatgacttaaaaatcccttttaaataatttgaaaaggattatctgtaatttgctcccctttaatgtttaacaaatagacattgatcaaatcgtgtgcttttaatttttgaagggaaaacaaaaacctttttttctaaatccaagttcttgagagggggtgatttgccccgggtgacacccatctggtagatggtaaccaaagttaatttcagagtttataaaaaaatataaatactttaattctgaaaattttcgcgaatatattttaaattatatttcatcaataaaattgcaacgaaaattagggcgcatatacatcaggagctaattttacacaaaaatgcggcggtatacaaatttgtatgaatagcttttactatacctatgtttctcattcgtaaaattttttatttaaattttatttgctgctttagagttaaccttaatatgaagatttttaagattaactgcaattattgagtgttgtaatcaagaaatcatttacacttattttgttccatactttttagtgagaatcaagcttataaatagtcttaataaagaaaaaaaccattagattatttcgtcggatcttttggattcgtgctttcgcgccagaacttttttgaatttgctgtTCACCCTTAAACATTTCAACATTAGCTACGGGCctcaacttactaatttgttacgtttcttttactattttacagctgagatcgaacaaaacactatatttctatttttatttgtaagtgattacttgaaaatgttaggcaacaaaaccgtttgctgacagttgctattagttaagttaaaaagcaagcaaactaggggacggctacagaaagttctgtaagcactcaagctagctgattgccataatggcagttattttctcattagtatcttttcatacatgtaatcgaaccaattggaagtcagtttttaaaaaaatgcaaggagagtcagcgaaagggaaagaaaaaaagaagcccggaatcggagtcgacatgttttctaacaactccgactccgacacctcaaaatcagtccgactccgactccgactccacagccctgggaAACGCGACTTCTCTTGGGTTAAATATGTTATGGTCACAAATTCCTATAGGTGAATCAAAGATCTGAGGATTcgggaccagggattgctcggcttctggtctggatcgaaaaatcagagctgtcttcagggtcccataaACCCGTTAAACCAAAAATGGTGGTAGGTACGGGCCCTGGGGTGTGAAGTGAGGTGATGTGTTTGATATTTGCTTGTAACATACGAATGCCGAAGTATTTTGGGTTTACAAACAACCACTTCTTCAATGCAAAGATACAAGCGCATGAATGAAAAGGTATCCAATAAAAGCAATAAGGTCCAGGTGCAGGATTTCAAGAAAAGGAGAGttgcaaactttttttctttttaacttattgtgtaaaagaaaaaataactaatcaaaattaaataatttattttagtttgcTCACAATAAcgtcttttttttatgttacactttaaataaaatcttttatgtACAATtcatcattttctaaaaaatggaaaaaataacacATTCTTTTTATATCAACTAATGCTGATCTTTATTCTAATCAAGCAACATTAATCTGGAATTTAATGAACTTAGAAATTTTGCACTAAGCactattctacttttttttttccacgaaaGCTTTCTTCTTTTACTATGTGAAGTGAAATCCACCTAATACTCCCTTGAAGAAATAGTAATATAATTTTTCCCCTGTATGCCTAGCATTGCCATACTACTCAACCATTCTTTCATCATTGACTTTTCCAAACATAACTTCATGTTTGGATTCATGCAAAGGTAGTGTGGGAATCTATAATTCTCAAGCCTATTCAAAATGGGGAAAAATTAAAGAAGGAGAACACTATTAACtaattaactataaaaaataatttaattaaatccattttttaattaagttagttattcattttaatttaatggGAGTATTTTAACCTTTAAAACTTTCCCCCTTAAACATGGCCTTGAGTGAAATAACTAATAGTTTATGACCAAGCAACctatgagaaaattataaactatcaaagaaccaataggaatgcaaaccatgcttgaaagttttct is a window from the Uloborus diversus isolate 005 chromosome 6, Udiv.v.3.1, whole genome shotgun sequence genome containing:
- the LOC129223915 gene encoding uncharacterized protein LOC129223915: MVFLKMLPRPLVSLWTENLKLAYQFPKMPVSSSYTKHASSLCSKHMKLINQLPKMSPSSLYTEHLKSLLPKTLAFNLADIKAANSSILQITPSVSPLTGFFDSSSNSTTGTSPFGGKWLPTGVPHWNLDMPTVPPNRLKVYEDVTQAWKTIQDPDVNHKEIKDKPLPGLSKKEAVRMIVIRRRKMRKHKLRKLRKRMKFVFAKVKLKRALRKEQAFRTELLTQVEAADMFDAKTYVENILHTLRYHPKPETEEERRERYRILKKMNRYNTNFQRPKFDD